The DNA region GGTCGTCGATAAAAACGAAAAGTGCGGCGTGGATTAGGCGTCGGGGCCTTCCTGCTCGTTCAGCGTCGAGGAGGAGTCACCCTCCTGAGCCTGCCAGACGACGCTGATCTCGTAGTCCGAGTCGACGGGAACGTTCGTCTCGTCGCCGGAGACGATGGTCGATTCATCGCCGCCGGTCGTTCCGTTCCAGGTACCGGCAGATCGCTGCTGGACTGCTCCAACATTGCCGATTTCCTTCACGTCAAGGATGTTTGAGTCACCACTTCCTGCGTCGTCGTAACTGTCCTTCGTCGCGTTGATCCCGCTACCGCGGATATAGATCTCCTGAGCGCTCACAGAATCCCCGCCATCGTGCGTAACTTCCAGCACGCCAAGGTTCGGGGAATCAGAGTTCTCCCACACCTGTTCGTAGTCCATACCGATCGTCGAGGTCGGTGCGCCCTGCTGTGCCTGGTTCCCCAGCCCGAGCACGAACGACGCGATGACGGCCGCGAGGATGACCGTGATCGCCACCATCAGGATGACGCCGATGACCG from Halosimplex halophilum includes:
- a CDS encoding type IV pilin; this encodes MQLKQLLNDDDAVSPVIGVILMVAITVILAAVIASFVLGLGNQAQQGAPTSTIGMDYEQVWENSDSPNLGVLEVTHDGGDSVSAQEIYIRGSGINATKDSYDDAGSGDSNILDVKEIGNVGAVQQRSAGTWNGTTGGDESTIVSGDETNVPVDSDYEISVVWQAQEGDSSSTLNEQEGPDA